The genomic interval TAGTGGCAACTCTATGATTTACTGTGTTCCTATATTTCGGAACATAGGAACAAGATTTGGTTTTAAATAAAAAACAAGCGTCGTTCGCAATGAACGGCGCTTTTTTGGATTTTTTACGGTAGATTTAATTTGCTGACCTCGTCAAGCACGTTTCTTGCCCAGCGATCAAAGATTAGAAGTAGAGTTAGAAACTGAATACTAGAATCTACATTATGTGTTTCGTAACGGGTACCCCTAGTCATAACATCAACCTGGTCGGGTAACCAATACAATTCGGTCGCGTTGCCGGATATTTGAATTCTATCCAATCCAATTTCTGGATTAAATTCCACTATTGATCTTTCTGAAAAAATCATGTGGCCCATTCCTATTTCTTTCAGTCTCCACGACCAATAGCTGTTGTAATTTTCATTGAGCTCTCCTATGGTTTGGCCTTTTTCTTTGAGTAGGTTCGCTATTCTACTTTTGGCGCCCTTAATGAATTCAGGAGAGACACGAATAGCAAATCCGCATTGACCAGACTGGACTGAAAAGTCTGGTTCCCAATCCACGATTTGCCAAAGCAAGAGATTCTTTATTATCTTCATTTTAAACTCCCTTCGGTTTATGAAAAGATCAAATCTCCCGCCTACCTTTCAGCGCATCCGATAACGTCACCTCATCCGCATACTCCAGGTCCGAGCCAACCGGCAAGCCTCGGGCTAGACGGGTAACTTTAGGAATATTATACTGTTTGAGTAATTTTGTCAAGTACATGGCTGTGGTTTCTCCTTCCATGTCCGGATTTAAGGCTAAGATAATTTCTTTTGGCGGATGGACTTTGATGCGGCTGATAAGCGCTTGAATTTTTAAATGTTCGGGCCCAATGCCACCGAGAGGATTAATAGTACCGCCAAGAATATGATAGGTTCCCTGATATTCATTAGTTTTTTCCAGAACTTCAAAATCTTGAGATTTGGCTACTATGCAGATAATTGAGTGGTCGCGTTTAGGATCAGCGCAGATTTCGCAAGGGCTATTTTGGGAGAAATTTTGACAGATTGTGCAGTGAACAACTTGCTCTTTGAGTTGACTGACATTAGCGGCAAGCTCATTTAGCTCATCTTTTGGCCGGCTAAGCAAATAAAAAACAAACCGGGCTGCGGTTTTTGGCCCAATACCTGGAAATTTAGTAAAAGCCCGAATAAGAGTTTGGATGGCTTGGGGAAATTTAGACACCTTGACAAAATTTTTAAGATATGATAAACTTATGGGTTATAAAAACAGTCGTTTTTGTTCATAGTGTGTGTTGGTCGGCAAAAACTCTCAAAACCAGGAAAGGAGGGCGAAATGGAGGCAATGGGTGTAGTCATAGCATTGGTGTGGTGTTTGGTAGTAGGCGGCTTCATCGTCTGGTTGAGGTGGGACCGGAAAAAGAGGCTGGAGCCTTTTAGCTACATGGCTCCAGAACAGACAGTCGAGAAGCTGCCAGAGTCAGCAGAGGAAGCTCCTACTTGTTGTGACCTGATTATTGCGGTTTTGCGAAAGTATGGGTCAGGTACTGCTCGTTCAGTCAGGCGGAGAATTTTGGCTGAAGGCAACACCTACACTTGGGGAGTTCGCATGGTTTCCCTTCGCCTGGTTCAGTTAGCTCGAGAAGGCCAGGTGAGCCGGTTGAAAAGAGGAGGCAGGAGGGGCAGGCTGGATGTTTTCTATTCCCCGGCCTGACAGAGATATCCATTATGTATGATTTTGTTCTTCCCCCGGATAGGGATTATCTGGGGGCTTTTATTTTATAAATAATTAATTTATTCCACGGGCTCCATCCTTTTCTCCAAATTTTTAAAACTAACCCTGCCTTCATCAAAAAAGAGATTGACCATGCCAGTAGGTCCGTTTCGGTGTTTGGAAATATAGATGTCAGTAATGTGTTTGCGTTCGCTGTCTCGCTGATACATTTCTTCCCGGTAGATAAACATAACAACATCAGCGTCTTGTTCAATGGAGCCCGAGTCTCTTAAATCAGCTAATTTAGGAATTGGCGGATGCCGGGCTTCAACCGCGCGTGAAAGTTGGGAAAGGGCCAGGACCGGGATGTTTAATTCTCTGGCAATGCCTTTGAGCGAGCGGGTGATTTCAGCAATTTCCTGAACCCGGTTTTCTTGATTACGGCCCTCCATCAACTGGAGATAATCAATAACCATTAGACCTAAACCATGTTCGGCTTGCAGGCGGCGGGCTTTGGTTCTAATTTCCATGACATTGGCGCTGGCCGAATCATCAATAAATATGGGCGCCTCTGAAAGCACTCCCATGGCGTGCCCAATTTTTGGAAAATCATCATCTTCTGGTTTGTCGGAAAGATGACCAGTGCGCATGCGCCAAAGATTAACGCCAGCCTCACTGCAAAGCAGGCGGTCGACTAGTTGTTCTTTGGACATTTCTAAGGAGAAAATACCTACTGGAGCTTTTTCCTTAACGCCCACATGCCGGACAATGTCAAGGGCTAAACTGGTTTTTCCCATACTGGGCCGGGCCGCCAGAATAACCAAATCAGATTTTTGCAAACCAGCCAAGAGATTATCCAGGTCGTGAAAACCAGTAGGAATGCCGCGGAGTTTGCCGCCCTGTTTGTGAAGTTCGTCAATTCGGTCAAAAGCCTCGGTTAAAGCGCTGGAGATGGGTATAAACGCCTGTTTTAAAAACCCTTGAGAAACTGCAAAGAGCTTTTGTTCAGCTCGGTCAAGTAAAGAGGAAACATCCTCAACCTCTTCTTGGTAGCCCAAGCTGGTGATTTCCGAGGCCGCATTAAGCAATCTTCGCAAGGTAGCTTTTTTTTGCACGATTTGGGCGTAAGAAACCACATGAGCCGCGGTTGGTACGGCATTTGCCAAAGAAGCCAAGTAAGTTCGGCCGCCGATTTCTTCTAATTTTTTCCTTTCAGTTAGGCGGTTAGTTAAACTTAAAA from Patescibacteria group bacterium carries:
- the recR gene encoding recombination mediator RecR codes for the protein MSKFPQAIQTLIRAFTKFPGIGPKTAARFVFYLLSRPKDELNELAANVSQLKEQVVHCTICQNFSQNSPCEICADPKRDHSIICIVAKSQDFEVLEKTNEYQGTYHILGGTINPLGGIGPEHLKIQALISRIKVHPPKEIILALNPDMEGETTAMYLTKLLKQYNIPKVTRLARGLPVGSDLEYADEVTLSDALKGRREI
- the dnaB gene encoding replicative DNA helicase, which encodes MPNNTQANIESIEKLPPQNIEAEQSVLGSLLIDKDAIVKIADILGPQDFYKDNHRIVFESMLELYESREPIDILSLTNRLTERKKLEEIGGRTYLASLANAVPTAAHVVSYAQIVQKKATLRRLLNAASEITSLGYQEEVEDVSSLLDRAEQKLFAVSQGFLKQAFIPISSALTEAFDRIDELHKQGGKLRGIPTGFHDLDNLLAGLQKSDLVILAARPSMGKTSLALDIVRHVGVKEKAPVGIFSLEMSKEQLVDRLLCSEAGVNLWRMRTGHLSDKPEDDDFPKIGHAMGVLSEAPIFIDDSASANVMEIRTKARRLQAEHGLGLMVIDYLQLMEGRNQENRVQEIAEITRSLKGIARELNIPVLALSQLSRAVEARHPPIPKLADLRDSGSIEQDADVVMFIYREEMYQRDSERKHITDIYISKHRNGPTGMVNLFFDEGRVSFKNLEKRMEPVE